GCGGCGGCGGCGTAAGACGAACAAAAGCAGTCGGGGCGCTCCTGGTTAAAAGGCTTTGGGGGGTTTTCTGTGAATTAAGATGGTTGTCAAGTTACAAAGCGGGCGTGTAAATGTAATTAGTCCCTAGGCTGCACGTGATGCTCAGGATTTAGATCGTGGGGTTGAAATGGAATGGCTACACGGACACACGAACTAGGTAGGATTCACCAAATATGTTGCCTTAGTTAACATTTTTATGAAAATTAGAACAGTTCTCTATAAATTAACTTTTTAACAGATGTTTTTTTGAAAAGAATGTTTTTTTGTTGTACATTTTGAAATGATTTTTTTGGTAAAAAGTGATTTTTGGGGAATTTTATAGATAGTTGGTTGTTTGGTTGGGAAGAATTTTATTTTAACTATTTGGGCTTTGCACCGTGGAGAAGGACCCATGAACTCATCTTCCTACCCCTAGTAAGGGCACTTCCTTATCTTTTCCTATTCTCCAGTACTTCCTTGTGCGCCGCTGCCGCCCGCGTAGACGAGTCACATAGGGTGAGACGTGGTTTGCCGTCCGAGGCCGTCGCCGTCACCGGCGGCAAGGCAAGAGCTATTACGGGTAGCACCACTTGCGTCCGAGGCACCTAAGCCCGAGCCTATGGTGTGAGAGCTTCTCCATGTCATTGTTCCCCACGGGACAACATCACGTGCAGGTGCAGTCAGCTGTTACCCCGAGATACAGCAGGAGCTCGCGCAGACTCACTTGAAGTTTGGAGCTCGATGCAAGCTCTTTTCGGAAGTTCATTATAGTAAGTTCAGTTATACAATTTACATTTCCAGTTATTGATATAGTAAACATGCCCGCACGTTACAACAGGAGGAAAAAAACTTGTTTGAATTTGATTCAAACTtgtccaaactttcatcttcCAAAAACTCATCAAGCCAATTCCATCAAAACCTACATATTTTTCTCAAAACCGTGCCAATAATTCTTTCTGCATGTATCGAAGCCTCACCAAAATCTCAACATTTTCTGGACCTTCCAAATACCACTCCTATTTAAAacccatttgaattaaattcaaatgagttGGATCGAAACTTTCACACATTACTATTTCTATTTTCGTGGATCAATCTCATTTTTTGTGAGACCGGGGAAAATAACACCATGTCCAAACTCTCCTCATAGCCCTCACTTTTTATTTCTCTAAATCTCTGTTTTTTTCAGTTTATATAGAATGAGAGAGAATCTTCCAGTCGAGAAGGCCTTCTTGCCATTAGTACCTAGTTATAGCACATATGGCTCGTATGCATAATATGTCAGTGATCTAGGAAACTCACAGTACTCTTCTGTTTCACCTGATTTCTTCTTGCAATGAGTCCTTGATCTAGATAGGCATGATCAGTTGTCCACTCAAAAGCAGGACCATGTACTATGCTGCAAGGCATACTATTATCAGTCAGCAATATGCATGTGTTATTATTTTTCAAGCATAATATTCTACATATTTAGCCCCAAACATACAGTAAGATTACAATATTAAAATCATGAAATAGGTCTATGTGTCATAAAACCACATACATCCAAGTTGGTATGAAGATCCTCTGCTGGACTGCTCCTAAAAGGACGTCCAGCCTGCTGCACCTCTGATTCCAAGCATATGGACTGATCTACATATGTGCATTGAGTAAAAACATAGATGTGGAACAGATCAAATGCAGATCTACATATCAATAACATAAACCTAAAAAAGAGAGTACAATCATATATGCATACTTGCAACCTATATCAATTCACGAACAAAAAATCCCTAGGAAACTTATCTAGAAAGCTAAACGAAAATGTGTGTTTGGAATAAATTTCCTGATAAATTGACCATGCGAGATAGGATTTGAAATATACCAAGCTTTAACTGCAGTTTTATCTCCCCTGCATGGGTATCTAGGAACACCCAAAATTGTATAACTGAGAATTTATCGAGATGGATCCTTCAACAAAGGACCGTTGCACTGTAATGAGAAAAATTCATGCAGTCAACCTTGTCATCCCATCTGCATTAACTGAAGTGCAAATCAAGCCCTCTAGTTTAGTTATAACCATAAAAGTAAAACCGAACTGTAACAGAGCACAACTAAGACCCATTAACTAATGGAAGTTTACTCCGTTTTCCTTATCTGCGGAATAGCCGTTGGCCTAACAAAATAGCAAACAAAGTGAggaaattaaaattaaaattgaaattaaaaaggTTACTCGTTGCTAATCTGAAAAGGAATAAAATAAATTAAGAAAACTTACAAAGTTCAATCTCGGATTCAGATGGAATCATTCTTGCCCTGAATAAAAAACAAATTAATCTATGGAAAAACAAAATTAAAGGGGTGATGCAAGGGAACGTTCTTGTTCAGGAAGCTGCGTGTGTAGAATAGGTCACTTGCTCTTACAGATGAGGCAGTACACGCGCGCCAAGAGCATGTACCAATGACGATCAATGGCTTGTAGGGTGTTGCTAAACACCAGCAGCAAGcgggagttcgtcgtgtggtgtACGCCACCAAATTTGGTCCAAATATAGTGGGCCGGAGCACATCTCAGTATTAGTCATCCACACATTGAGCTCCCGGGCACAAATCACAAAAGTGGTGCTCAATGCTCCTGCATTGCTTCTTGACCATGGATAAATACACATTGAGCCGGCCTCTGCATGCAAGCCAAAGAAAAATTCTCTGTTTTTTGGGGATGATCGTAACCCAAATAAGTGCAGTCGGTTCCCAAACAATCCCTCTGAAAGGGAGGAGCCGTAGTAACTACTGGTAGTAGCTAGCTTTCCCTAGAAAACATCAAACCCACAATCTGCACCAATCACAAAGGGGGCTTCAACATCCTCAAGTAGCTGTCTCCGGTTCTCCAATTTAGTGGTAGCTGAACCTAGGAGGAGACCTACCAGAAACATCAAACGACGCAGCGACCATGACCGGGGACGCAACCAAAATTAGTAACGGGGCACGACCAGGCACCGATTCCCATCGTGCGTCGTCATCGAAGCCGGCGCCGAAGGTGTAGCGGGATGTGTCATGTTAGACTAAGTATATATTAGATATACGTGTTGTAACACAATTTGTATTTGTACAGTTCCCTCTTATAAATATATGACAGCCGTACCCACCAAGGGTATCGAGCATTGTTCCAAACCCTAATACGTCTAACATGGTACCAGACAACGCGTTCGATCCGCGTCACGCTTCCGCCGCCTCTGCTGCCGTCGCGTcggcccccgccgccgcgccgcctctcTCCACTCTGGCGATGGAGTCGCCGTTCCTGGCGTCGCCTCCACTTGCCTGGGCCCGATCTACTGCGACGGGATCACAACCTCCTGCGCCACAGCGATCGCCCGCCATGCTGCCGCCGCCTCGGTCGCCTGCTGCGCTTTCGATCGCGGCCACCCCGATCCAATCGCggggcgcgcctccaccaccggCCTCCTACGGCGCCAATGGGCAGCCGGCCTACGGTGGTCCTCCAGCCCCGGCCCCGTACCACGATGCGCCGCTGGCCTCGGGGCCCTATGGCGCTCCCATCCAGGCGCCGTATGGCGGACCGTACCCGGCGCCCTACCTCGCGCCGTCGGCTGCGTCGTATGCGCCGTATGCTGCTCCTGCCCCGACGTCCTACGCCGCTGCCCAGATGTACGCCGCTCCTCCTGCGCTCCCGTATGGTGCGCACTCCCCGGCGGCTTATGGCCATCATCAACAACCATCGGCCGATGCACTAATCCCATATAGTGCTGTCCTGCCGCCTGGTCCGCCGCCTGATCTGCCGCTCTCCGCGCCGATGGCCGAACCAGGGCCTTTTCACTTCGCCCATCTAGTGACGGTGAAGCTTTCTGCTGATAACTATCTCCTGTGGCGCGCTCAAGTGTTGCCGCTGATGCGTAGCCACTACCTTGAAGGATATGTTGATGGCTCCCTGCCGTGCCCTCCGGCTATGGTTCCGGTACCCTCGTCCCATGGTGGCTCTGTCATGGTCCCCAACCCTGCTCATCGTCGGTGGACTGCTCAAGATCAAGCCATCCTGGGTGCTATTCAGTCGTCGCTCACTCCATCCGTGGCTGGCATGGTCGTCTTTGCCGCGACGTCGAGGGATGCATGTGCCACGCTCGACTCCAGCTTTTCCTCGCAATCGCTGGCCCGTTCCTCTGCCATTCGTAACCAGCTGGGTGAGGTCAAGAAAAATGACCTCTCCGTCACGGCCTTCTTCAACAAGGTCAAAAGTTTGGCTGATACACTGTCGTCTATTGGGAAGCCTCTTCGTGATGAGGAGTTTACTTCGTTCATTCTCAATGGGCTTGATGAGGACTATGATTCTCTCGTTGAAAACATTAATGGACGTGACACACCGATGCCGCCTCGCGATCTCTATGCACGCCTTCTCAACACCGAACAGAGGCTCGCTGCTCGCCGCTCCGTTGGCGTCTACACGGAGGGCCCTTCTGCGAACGCTGCTCTCCGCGGGGGCGCCCGCGGTGCCAAGCAGAAGGCGCCGCCGACCTCAGGCAACCAGCCCCGTCCGCCCGCTCCACCTCCGACGGCTGGCCGCAAGCGGCTCCACTGCGAGGCATGTGGTGGTGGGGTTGAGTGTCAACTCTGCGGCATCGAGGGGCACTTGGCGTCTCGCTGCCATCGTCGCTTTAAACGAGATTTTCTTGGCATTGGGAACAATGGGAAGGGCAATGAGAAGCAAGCTGCTCTCGCTACACCGGATCCCGGGTTCACTCCTTCATACTCGGTGGATCCTGCCTGGTACATGGATACGGGCGCTACGGACCATTTGACGAGTCAGCTTGACAAGCTGGCCACTCGCCAGCCCTACACCGGTCACGATCAGGTCCGCACAGCCAATGGATCAGGTATGCCCATCTCACATGTTGGTCAGGCATCTCTTCTTTCACGTACCACTAAAACCTTGCATCTGCTTGATGTCCTtcgtgttccctcagtcacacgtAGTTTACTCTCGGTTCCTAATTAACTCGTGACAACAATGTGTTTGTTGAGTTTCACCCTTTccatttttttgtgaaggaccggGACACGAGGGACGTTCTTCTTAGTGGTCGAGCTCGCGACGGCTTATACGCACTTGATGTGCCACGAGTCTCTCAAGTTTTCAGTGGTGTTCGGGTGTCGTCGTCGCAGTGGCACTCTCGCCTTGGCCCCCCCGCTACTCCCATTGTGCGCCATGTGCTTCATCGCCATCATCTTCCTGTTGAGTCGAGTAATAAGGAGTTTCTAGTGTGTGATGCTTGTCAACAAGGCAAGAGTCATCAGTTGCCTTTTTCTGTATCAAGTCGTGTTGTCACGGCTCCTCTTGAGCTTGTGTTTTCAGACGTGTGGGGCTATGCCCAAACTTCTGTTAGTGGTCACAACTATTATGTCAGTTTCATCGATGCTTTCAGTCGCTTTACTTGGATTTATCTTATTAAGCGCAAATCTGATGTGTTTCATGTCTTTATGCAATTTCAAGCACATGTTGAACGATTGCTTAAGCACAAAATTATCCATGTCCAGTcagactgggggggggggggggggttgagtaTCGTAACCTTAACACCTTCTTTCAGAAGCTTGGCATCTCACACCATGTGTCTTGTCCTCATACACATCAGCAGAACGGTGCGGCTGAGCGCAAACACCGTCACATAGTTGAAACTGGCCTGACACTTCTTGCACATGCCTCTGTCCCGTTTCGGTTCTGGAGCGATGCTTTTGTTACTGCCTGTTTTTTGATAAACAGGATTCCCACACGACGCCTTCACATGAAGTCTCCACTCGAAGTGTTGCTTAATGAAACTCCAGATTACTCCTTCCTCAAAGTGTTCGGCTATGCGTGATGGCCGCATCTTCGTCCGTACAATAAGCATAAACTTGAGTATCGATCTAAACAATGTGTGTTTCTTGGGTACAGTCCTCTCCACAAAGGTTACAAGTGTCTTCACATCCCGTCAAATCGTGTTTACATTTCTCGTGATGTTGTGTTCGATGAGACTGTCTTCCCGTTTTCCACACTCACATCACCCACCAATACTCCCGTCACTGAGTTGCACTCTTTTTTCCAGTTTTGCCTGATCAATTTGTGGATGCTGCATATTCTCCTCTGTTGTTGCCTAACCATGGTGCAGTGACTGGACGAGGCGCTCGACTTGAGCTTCTGGATGATGATATGGCCACAACTGCGCCAGTTGCTGCCACGCCGGATGAGGCGCTCGACGAGGCTGCCCCCGCCACTACCCCGCTTGACCCCGACGTCGATCACGCGTGCATGCCCCATGCACGAGGATCCGACGGGGTGACCAAGTCGCCGGGGCAAGCGGCCTCGCTGTCGCCTGGGCCGGCCGAACCTGCGGAGCTGTCGGCCGGGCCGGCTGGACCCGCGGCGCTCTCCCCTGAGCCGGAGGCCTCGCAGGTCACCGAGTCTTCGTCGCCTGGTCCGTCGACGCTGATCACGCCCGGTCTGTCTTCGCCGACCCTGACCGTGCCACCGGATGCGCCTGTTGACTCGCCCGCCGGTGCGTCCTCCTCGCCGCTAATGGATAGTGGCTCCTCTGGTATGGCAGCTCCAGCGCCACCTCAGCCTGTCGTCCTGCGTCCCCATACTCGCAGCAAAAGTGGCATCTTCCAACCGAAGAAGCGCACTGAAGGCACTGTCGCGTGGCTTGCGGCCTGTGTGGCACATGCTGAGGCTGACCCTACGACTGAACCACGACATTTTCGAGCGGCGCTTGGCATCCCGCATTGGCGTACTGCGATGGAGCAGGAGATTCATGCCCTTCAAAGAAACAACACTTGGCGTCTTGTTCCACCTCCATCTGGTGTTAATATCATTGACTCTAAATGGGTATTCAAGGTGAAGAAACATGCTGATGGCTCCATTGGGAGGTACAAGGCACGCCTGGTTGCCAAGGGGTTCAAACAACGGTATGGCATTGATTATGAAGACACATTCAGTCCTGTTATTAAACCAACTACTATTCGTGTTCTTCTCTCTTTGGCTGTTACTCGCGGATGGTCGCTTCGACAGCTTGATGTTCAGAATGCCTTTCTCCATGGAGTTCTGGAAGAAGAGGTTTATATGCGTCAGCCGCCAGGTTTTGTTGACCCTGCTCAGCCACATCATTTATGTCGTCTTGTCAAAGCTCTCTACGGTTTGAAGCAGGCCCCGCGTGCATGGCATGCCCGTCTTGGCGCTGCTCTTCGTGCGCATGGGTTTGTTCCTTCTACAGCAGACACGTCTCTGTTTATTCTACAGCGACCTGAGGTGACTATGTACATTCtggtatatgttgatgacatcatccTTGTCAGTTCGTCTGCTTCTGCTACAGACCGGCTTGTGTCCTCTCTTGGTGCTGAGTTTGCTGTTAAGGATCTTGGGAGACTGCATTATTTTCTGGGCCTAGAGGTTCTTCATTCTGATGGTGCCTTGACTCTTACTCAGAAGAAGTACTCTCAGGATCTCCTGCGTCGTGCCGGTATGTTGCAGTGCAAGTCTGCTACGACTCCCATGTCTGCTACAGACAAACTGACAGCTCTTGCTGGTGACTTGCTTGCTCCTGAGGATGCCACAGAGTACCGCAGCATTGTGGGTAGACTGCAGTACTTGCTCATTACTCGACCAGACATATCATTTGCAGTTAACCGTGTGTGCCAGTATCTTCATGCACCACGTGATTCTCACTGGTCAGCTGTTAAGCGCATCTTGCGCTATGTTCGTCACACTGGGTCATATGGTCTCCATCTTCAGCCTGCGCGTTCTGGACTGATCTCAGCATTCTCTGATGccgactgggctggttgtcctgatGATCGGCGATCCACGGGGGGACATGCTGTGTTCTTTGGGCCTAACTTGATCGTCTGGCAAGCTCGCAAGCAAGCTACGGTGTCCCGGAGTAGTACCGAAGCTGAGTACAAAGCTGTTGCTAATGCCACAGCTGAGATCATGTGGGTGCAGTCATTGCTTCGAGAGTTGAAGGTCTCCCCAACTCAGCCGCCTGTTCTTTGGTGTGATAACATCGGTGCAACATACCTTTCGTCCAATCCAGTATTTCATGCCCGAACGAAGCACATCGAAGTTGACTATCATTTTGTGAGGGAACGTGTTGCTCAGAAGCTCCTTCAGATTAAGTTTATTTCTTCGAAGGATCAGCTTGCTGATATTTTCACTAAACCCTTGCCCTTGCCTTCTTTTGAAGGATGTCGTCGCAATCTTAACCTTCTGAGTGTTTCAGGACATAGTtaagattgagggagggtgttagactaAGTATATATTAGATATACGTGTTGTAACACAACTTGTATTTGTACGGTTCCCTCTTATAAATATATGACAGCCGTACCCACCAAGGGTATCGAGCATTGTTCCAAACCCTAATACGTCTAACATGTCAGAACTCGGAAGCGTCCTACGCGAGATTGCAACCTACGATGCGACTGACCTGAGCTTGCAATTGAGGGGATCACAGCCAGAGCCTGTCCCGGAGCACCAATATCTCACCCTGCTCGAGGACGATGGTCGTGATGGCGACCGATGCTCCTTGCCCGGGCAGCAGCGGTCGTTTTCGAGGGATTCCAGAGGCTGCACGAATTTCCACAGCATTGAACAAGCAGGGCGGATGAGGCCTATCGCTGGGTTGTGTGCGTGACAAACGAAGAAACCATTGCTTGGGTGTAGCGGTGTTCCGGTGAAGTCAGCAGAACGATGAGATTGATAGCTTCGGTGTGGCAATATCGAGCACGGGTGGAACAGCAAGATTGGACGCGCGAAACTTGGGATTCCATGCCTTTTTATACGTGACTTCGGTTTGCAGAATGGGCAAAGGAGTCCCTGTCAGAAACTCCATAGGCGTGTGCTCGAGTAGAGTTACGCGGTGGTACGGAGGAAGTAGA
This sequence is a window from Aegilops tauschii subsp. strangulata cultivar AL8/78 chromosome 7, Aet v6.0, whole genome shotgun sequence. Protein-coding genes within it:
- the LOC120968913 gene encoding uncharacterized protein, whose product is MVPDNAFDPRHASAASAAVASAPAAAPPLSTLAMESPFLASPPLAWARSTATGSQPPAPQRSPAMLPPPRSPAALSIAATPIQSRGAPPPPASYGANGQPAYGGPPAPAPYHDAPLASGPYGAPIQAPYGGPYPAPYLAPSAASYAPYAAPAPTSYAAAQMYAAPPALPYGAHSPAAYGHHQQPSADALIPYSAVLPPGPPPDLPLSAPMAEPGPFHFAHLVTVKLSADNYLLWRAQVLPLMRSHYLEGYVDGSLPCPPAMVPVPSSHGGSVMVPNPAHRRWTAQDQAILGAIQSSLTPSVAGMVVFAATSRDACATLDSSFSSQSLARSSAIRNQLGEVKKNDLSVTAFFNKVKSLADTLSSIGKPLRDEEFTSFILNGLDEDYDSLVENINGRDTPMPPRDLYARLLNTEQRLAARRSVGVYTEGPSANAALRGGARGAKQKAPPTSGNQPRPPAPPPTAGRKRLHCEACGGGVECQLCGIEGHLASRCHRRFKRDFLGIGNNGKGNEKQAALATPDPGFTPSYSVDPAWYMDTGATDHLTSQLDKLATRQPYTGHDQVRTANGSVLPDQFVDAAYSPLLLPNHGAVTGRGARLELLDDDMATTAPVAATPDEALDEAAPATTPLDPDVDHACMPHARGSDGVTKSPGQAASLSPGPAEPAELSAGPAGPAALSPEPEASQVTESSSPGPSTLITPGLSSPTLTVPPDAPVDSPAGASSSPLMDSGSSGMAAPAPPQPVVLRPHTRSKSGIFQPKKRTEGTVAWLAACVAHAEADPTTEPRHFRAALGIPHWRTAMEQEIHALQRNNTWRLVPPPSGVNIIDSKWVFKVKKHADGSIGRYKARLVAKGFKQRYGIDYEDTFSPVIKPTTIRVLLSLAVTRGWSLRQLDVQNAFLHGVLEEEVYMRQPPGFVDPAQPHHLCRLVKALYGLKQAPRAWHARLGAALRAHGFVPSTADTSLFILQRPEVTMYILVYVDDIILVSSSASATDRLVSSLGAEFAVKDLGRLHYFLGLEVLHSDGALTLTQKKYSQDLLRRAGMLQCKSATTPMSATDKLTALAGDLLAPEDATEYRSIVGRLQYLLITRPDISFAVNRVCQYLHAPRDSHWSAVKRILRYVRHTGSYGLHLQPARSGLISAFSDADWAGCPDDRRSTGGHAVFFGPNLIVWQARKQATVSRSSTEAEYKAVANATAEIMWVQSLLRELKVSPTQPPVLWCDNIGATYLSSNPVFHARTKHIEVDYHFVRERVAQKLLQIKFISSKDQLADIFTKPLPLPSFEGCRRNLNLLSVSGHS